The window gaaaataaaagagaagagaAAATCTCAGTGATGATGTGCGGGTCTTGCGTGTGAAGCGCGCGATTTCCTCTCGTCTCTCCCGATTTTCTCCCAAGCCGTCACCGTCTTCAAGAGTCAGGAAATTTTTCGCCTTTTCTCCCAAAAGTCGGCTGCTAAGGGTTCTGCCTCCCAAAAAAGTCCCCCTCAATCTctaaattttctttcctttattTCCAAATCTTCGCGAAATCTGATCTCAAActagggtacacggaccccgtgtctacCTCCGGCTTTGGGTCCGTGTAGTCGCGATTTAATTATATGTCTGGGAGAtgctggacacggaccccgtgtaggggtccgggtgaAGGTCCGGATGATGGCGCAATTTTCTTTTCTCGGTTGTTTCTTGACACGGacccctgcacggggtccgtctTTGGGTCCGGAGTGGCTCGAATAAATTATTCTCTTGGCTTCTTTAGACACGGACCCTTGCATGGGGTCCGTGTATGTGTCTGGACTTTGGCCCTTTCTCTTGTTTTTCCTATTTCTCCGGGTATTTCTGACGTGGCCTTGCGAAGTTtgacttttctttcttttctttggcttttatcatcttttggtcaaacctgcaaataGCCATAATGAGACGAATTAAGCGCAAAACCCGGAATAAAAACGCCAGATAAGctcgaatacgacaaaataaagaCCCTAAAacgctatataattcgtgcttatcagtTTGCTAAAAGAGTAAGTAAGATATCGATTGATTTATTGGTAAATAGAgtgattattattttaaaaatattaatatcaaaattGTGTTTGTGTATGTATTATAGGTTGATCGGGCAAATGAACGAATTGATGACTTCACTCTAAGGGCACTTGCACGTGGTCCAAATCCTGTAGCATTTAGTTATCATGGTTTCAATGTGAATGGTTTTGCATTTCGCACAGTAGAATCCGAAAGAAACAAAAAAACGCAGAATAGTGGAGTCATGGTGCCGTCGATGGATGATAATGACGATAACGAGTCAACCTATTATGGACGGTTAACTGATGTTATCTCACTTGATTACAGTGGTCATGGACGAATAGTTTTGTTCCGATGCGATTGGGTTAATACTACTGTTGGAATGAAAATTGATCCTTTAGGATTTACGATGGTGAATTTTTCGCGTTTGATACATACAGGAGAACGAGAAGAGCATGAACCTTTTATTTTGGCTTCGCAAGCtcaaatgatttattatgtTCGTGATCCAAAAGAAGAAGATTGGCATTCTGTTATTTGCTACACACCAAGAGACACATACAACATGGGCAATGAAGATGATAttgatacaattcaattcattccTAACAATTTTTCAGATGTCGAATTTTTGTTGGATGACGTAAACACTATAGACATTGAGTTAACAAGAAATGATGTAGATGGCTCAACCGTTGATGGCATGCCTATTGTGATCCATGAATCTGATGAAGAATAAGGGGAGATTAGTTTACATGTATTCTGGTAAATTGGCCtctgtttttattattattaatattcttAAATTATAACTCCATGACCTTATATGTTTGAGTTTCAGATAAGCTTGATTCCAGATAAAGAGACAACTTAACGCCAGGGGTTATGCTTTTATTcagtatatattttttattatcaatAAGGAATGTGATTATTCAACCACTTAAGGCTTcagtattttttttctttaataatTTGGTTTGTTTccctttattttgtgatcactTCGTTCTAGTTGTTTTGTTTTATCTTTCAAGTCTCTAAATTGAACTGCATATTCGTATTTGCTACATAAATACTGTATTCATGACAGGACCACATTTCTCTTTTTGGAATATTGAAATTGTTTTTATCCCCTGTAAAACTGTTCCAAATTTGTAGTGGACAGTTGATTAATGATGTGCATCCATTTTtatcttttgattttttttcctcGTTTCATGGTTAATTAATGTTAAATTAAATGTATATTCAAATTAAATgtacaaattttaaataaataaatgttgggATCATGTACATAAaatatgcttttatattatcaatcgaCGAGGCATACCATAAGTTTTCAATTAATTACTTCTCCAAATCGCATTAGttgtttattatatatataatttttcttaTATATTATCAATCCTCGAGGGCATATACAACAAGCTTTCTATTATTCACTTGTTCAAACAATATTTGttgttttttatatttaatttgttaaaaataatTACCACTAATTAATAATGTAGTAGACTTAATTTTAAATTACAAAAGAGAAATGTACGAGAAAATCCTATTGTGTAGGAATACATTCTATCaatttttgtatgaaaaattaGTGAactattattaataattttttaaaaaatatgaaatttacatatattttcttgaaataagataattttatattataaattaattaacttATCCTAGAACTTCTCTCTCCCTAAGCAATTGACACGTGCTAATTTTTTTGTCATgatcaatcaaatttgaatttatgaaaataaatattaattattaataaagaaCAAGAGAATATCCAATATGATGTAAATAAGCATTTACATCATTGATAGGAGTTATTGTTTTAATCTACTTGTcttaattaaaaagaaaattaggAGGCTTaattaaaaagaaaacaaaGCGTACAAACCGATAGATTGTTTCAGAATCCCGCTATTTTTTTCACTCCCGCCCTCACAATCGATTTTCCCCATCTTGTGACCCGACGATCGATTTTTTCCCATCTAGTGTAGAAGAAAATCTATGCCCTATACCGAGTTGCAATCGTTTAGAAAATCTTGTTCTGGAGGTAAATTCTCTTCCCTTGccgtaaaatttattttattctgCTAAGGATTTTGATGGTGGTTATTTTAATATTGTTTTTGTTCTTTGTTTTGATTATTTAATGGAAACGTTCTTGTTTCTGAGTGTGTAAAGTTTTCAATCGCTTCTGAATTTCTGAGGGTGTAAAGTTTCCAGTAGCTTCTGAATTTCCCTTGTGTTTTCTTGGTCTTTCTTAGGCTTCCTACCTCCAATAGTAGCATCCTTCCACTATGTAGTCGTAAGAAAGTTATAGTTGAATCATTCTTTTACTAAGTGTCTTTTGGTTTAgttgttattatttttgttcAAGGAATAACCTTTTCAGTCTGAGGTTATCATATTGATTCCTTTTTAATATTCGTAGCTATAAAAAATATGATGAAGTACAACTGGAGTATGTGTGCACAACAACTTAGAAAGTGCTGTAGAAGATGAGTTTTGGTCAAAACAGCTGAAGACTAATTTGGGGACATTCTTATACCCTATTTGGGTTTTGATTCTAATCTCTTCCCAATTTTACATTCTTGTTTGCCATAAATCTCACCTGACGTGCAATTTTACTTTGCCTTGGACATGGCATATATTTAACGTTTTTCATAAGCGACAATATGTTGGTTAAGGGTATTAGTTCATGTTGTAACAAGTCATCTCTGCAAAACTTAGATGTATTACTTCTGTTAATAAAGTCAATAATGATGTTGGTTCTATAAGCCTGTTCAGCTTTCTGAAGAATCAAGAAAAGTTAACCTTCTAACTTTCGTTTCAGGTACATGATGAACTAGTCCTGGAATCCGATTCTTCAGTTGTTAAGGAAGCTGGGCTGTTATTTCAAACATGCATGGAAAGGGCTGTGTCGCTTCTTGGTATGGTTAACATGTATTTATGGTAATTCGTCGTTGGAAATCATACATACCATGACAATCCCGAGATTCTTCTTACACTGTCCTTCTTGGTCGATACTCCCTTTGTTGTCGCTTTTCATCTATTTTTCCCAGcaactaggttcaacttctGTGCATTGGTTTTGGAAATATGAACTTGAACTAGTATTTACACTGTTGCTTCATTTTGTACTAGTTATTGAGTTCTCATTCTCAAGTCATAGGTTCACATGTGGTGTACTGATTTTAGCTAATATTAAAGGTGTGTGTTTACGATGGTTAAATAAATTGTTTCTGCAGTTCCTTAGCCGGTTAAATTGAAAGTCGGGAGAACTTGGGGGTCTTTGGAGCCATTCATGCCTAATCCTTAGATATGAAGTAAACCGCAATTACAATTTCGGCAGGAAACATATACTGTGGCCCATGCGTCAAACTGGTTCTTTTAGTATACTGTGGCCCCTGCGTCAAAATTGAATTGAGAATCAAAGGTAGACCATATactatttttgtttttcattGCAACTGGTTCTTTTAGTATTCATTGTAAACTCATACTATGCAAATTATGGTCTTCTTTATATTTTAACCATCTTCTTGACTGTtgtaattttatattattattattttcaagtaCATATGAAAAATGACAAACAAAAGACTTCAGAAGTTGATTAAGAATATCAGAAAGCGATCTAGGGGACAAGAATCAAATAACAGGTGTGACGATGAAGTTGGATCACAAGACATAACATCACATTCACCACCGGAGACCCAAAACAATGCACTGGAATCACAACAAGATGACgaggagtatatatatatatatatatatatatatatatatatatatatatatatatatatatatatatatatatttatcaggCGAAAATGAAGTGTTGCCTTCACAGAGGCCGCCGAATAGACGTGGGAGAACTGTAATGAAGGATGTTCATGCATTGCATCATGATGATTTGTTACATGTAACGTTTAATGAAAGAGGCCAACCTTATGGAGATTTACAACCGGTACTGGCAAATTATGTGGGGACAATAGCTCGGAATGGAGTTTTGTTGCCCCTTGATTATTTAGACTGGAGAAAAGTTCCAAAGCATCGGTTGGAGGAGGCATGGAAACTTGTTATTGTAAGTTGAGAACTACTTAATATCACACATGAGCTTCAAACATTAacatatttatgtttatgtttataggCACGATTCATAATCTCCGATCAACATCAAGATTTTGTGATGCAAATGATGGGGGTTGCATGGAGGCGATGGAGGACCGAAGTTAAAGCTACATCTTATGACTCCAATATCCCATTAGAGGAGCTTGTGTCCATTCGCCCTATTCCTCATGGGTTGGCTACAGAAGTTTGGGAAAGATTATGTGTGTACTGGAAGGCTACTGAGGTAATCatgaatatttattattaattatggATATTCATattaaaacataattttttttttcagaaaagttctaaaataaatcgagaaaatggaaaaaataaaaaaggaacTCATGCACAGGGACGAACGAGTATCCCTTCTCTGGAAGACAAATTTGTAAGCATTAACCTGTATTTTTCTTTGCAAAAAGTCTCATATTACCTATTTGTTATTTGAACTTTGATGTCATAGATAACTagtgttatatgctttta is drawn from Primulina eburnea isolate SZY01 chromosome 10, ASM2296580v1, whole genome shotgun sequence and contains these coding sequences:
- the LOC140803822 gene encoding uncharacterized protein; the protein is MVPSMDDNDDNESTYYGRLTDVISLDYSGHGRIVLFRCDWVNTTVGMKIDPLGFTMVNFSRLIHTGEREEHEPFILASQAQMIYYVRDPKEEDWHSVICYTPRDTYNMGNEDDIDTIQFIPNNFSDVEFLLDDVNTIDIELTRNDVDGSTVDGMPIVIHESDEE